TTACCATCAGATGTACCAGGAACTGCAAGCAGGATGGCATAACCATTAGGACCAGCCACTTTAATGCGACGCGTCACTTCATCCAGTTTAGGTTGATCCAGGCGTAAACGTTGAGTTATTTTTAACTGGGCAACTTTCCCACCTGAGGATCCTTCAATAAGAAGGCTGGTTGCTACAGCAAGATCACCTTGTAACAAATGCATATTGGACGGGAAGTTACTGTTCTTCAGGAGCAGCATACCTTGCCAGGCTAGACACAGTTTTTGAGTTGCATCTTGTTTCTGTGGGGATTTGACTTTGCTACTGGGTTCTGGATGCTCATCTTTTCTTACAGGGCTCTTACTCTCCACAATACGAtgttttctctctctttctaCAGAGTTTGAGTTCTTTCGGTCGCGTTTGTCTCCGACACCGCGCTCAAGGCTGCTGCGCCAGTCTCTGGCAGGTGACGCCTGCTCACTGCGCCCAGTTGCACGCTCTGTGTCACTGTAACGGCTGTCTCGTCCACCACTGCCATCAGGACTTCTATCAGGGCTATTACAGTGTCTCTTTCTAGACCGATCACTTTCAGGAGATCTGTCAATGTGACGTATTTCATCCATAAGCCTTCTTTTTCTAGGCTGATCTTTGCCTACTCCATCTCTCTCACGATCTCTGTCTAAAGACCAGCCATCAGCTCGTCGGTCTATTGTCTCTATGGATTCGTAGGCAACCCTGTTTCTGTCTCTAACAGGAAGGGGCACCCAGTCAGAGTCTGAATACAAGTCTCTTTCTCTGTTCCTATACAACAGAGGTGGCGTGCGGTCTCTAGCTCTTAGAGGATCAGGTGCCCGGTGGCCAAAGCTATCTCCCACTAAGTCATAATGGGGCACAggcaatgtctgaaggtaggggGGCTGGTAGATGTGATCTGTATCAGCAAAGTCCACACGCAGTTTTCTATGTTCGCCACCCAATGGAAATCCTCTCATCTGAGTACAGGCAGCTTGTGCAGCATCTAAGCTTTCATACTGTATATAGGCCCAGCTATCCCCCTTCCTGTAGTCAATAGATCTGATAGTGCCAAACCTGTCAAATTCACGGGCAAGCGATGCCATTGGCACCCAGGGTCCAAGGCCTCCCACCCACAAGCGGTTGGTAGGAGTGGCTTTGCCATAGCCAATCTTAATACAGTTGCGCAGGATGTACTTGCCAGACATCGCCACCTTGGCCCGATGTGCCATGTCAAGGTTCTCAAACTTCAGAAATCCATAGGTAGAGGTCTGTCCCCGGGCTGCCCTCTTGATATCAACCTCAGTAATTGTCCCAAAGCGTTCAAATGCCCTCCGCAGCTCACTCTCCGTCACATTGATGTCCAGGTTGCCCAGGAACAGGGTCCTATTAGCCCTCATGTCATTCTCAGGGGAGCTGTCCTCCTCTCGGATGCTCAGGCGGGGATCTAAGGGATACGCAGGCCGCACACGACCCTCGTAGAAGCTGTAGTCTCTGTCCCTTTCTAGGTCTCGGGGAAGCggcggaggagggggaggaggtaaGCGGCCTAATGCCAGCTGCTGCAGCCGATAGTCTCTGTAGCCGAGGCCGCCCGGGGACAGTCCTCGCTGGCCATGCGGGTGCCGGTGTGCAGGTAAGGAGGACACGGCTGCAGACAGGCTGGTATAGGGCTCCTTGTCTGCGGGGGATCGGCTCCTGCGCCGCTGGCTGACAGGCAAGTAGACCGCCTCGATCTTCAGCGGCCGGTCATAGAGCACCAGCCGGCCCCTGGCGTGCTTGGCGGCCCGAGCATCCTCCGGGCGCCTGAAGTTGACCAGGGCCACCCGCTCATCCCCGGTGCGGGAGATCTTCACACTCACATCTCCGAACTTCTTGAACTCATGGAATAGACCGTCCTCTATGGCCTCATCACTGAGGGACGAGCCCAGCTCACTGATCCGCAGGGACTTGTACTCGGACTCTCCGCGGCCCTCGGCGTTCCGGCCACTGGCGCCCCCTCTGCTCTCTGCGCCTTTGCTACTACCGCTGCCACTGCTGGCGCCTGGGGACCCATAGCTGTGCAGGCCGGGGCCTCTACCGGACGGCTCATAGTCCCTGCTGCTGGAGAGGCTCTTGTCCAGGTGCAGGCCGCGGCGCCCGGAGCCGCTCTCGGAGGATTTCCCGGCTGAGCCGCTGCCGTTACTGCCGCTGGCTGAGCTTAGCTTTTTTCCGCACCGCTCCCGAGAAGGCTCGTCCGCCCCCCGGGATCGTTTGGCTTTAGCCGGGGAGCGCTCTTTTCCTTTCATGGCTAATAGTGGAGGGATCTCGTCCTCATACACAGCTTCTCAACGCCATCTTGCAATTTTTGCTTAATGGGATCCACCCTATGTTCTGATTGGACAAGACCGGCCAACCTTCAATTGCGATTGGTTAGTTTTGCTGTCATTCAATTGACGTCGGGCGGGAGGGTCAGACTTTCACGTTGAAAGACGTCATATCCGTCAGGGGAAGTAGAGGGGCGGCTGCGGCCGTGCCGGGCAACGTCTGTGTCGTGgatccagtagatggcgctgccTCGTCTCCGGGAGTGTTAGCTGTGTGGTTTGTCATACTGCCAGGCCGTCACAGATAACACACCCATAGCCTTGCTGCATTGTTGGGGCTAACTATGTCTCTCCCCACCCTCACCCGCCTGTTTAGACGCGGATACAACAGGTGGTGCCTCATACTAACAGAAACAGGAGGCAGcgtcacctactggatccataaTGTACAAGGCAGCGCCTGAATGTATCCTCTCCTTTCTAGCAGCTATCTAATGGAGTCTGCTGGTTACATTGGCAACTGTCATATCATGGATCTAGTCCTGTGCTATCATCTTCTATTCACACCTGTATTGGAGGAAGGTTCCAAAAAGCGGTTccatgtgcggttttatatactgctaaaaagccGAACTGTGGCAtttaaaggattctaccattaaaaaactttttttttctaggtaacatgtcagaatagcctttagaaaggctattcgtctcctacctttggaagtgatctctgccgcgccgttcgttcgaaataccggtttgtaccggtatgctaattagttctctcgcagcgatgggggcgggccccagcgcaggagatgcgatgggggcgtccctattgctgctcgaaaaccgactccagcgccgcctctgtgttcttctgcatccgccccttccttcttcggcttgatgtcggacgcctgcgccgaacgtactgcacatgtgcgaaattgcggtgtcggcactatggctgcGGGCATacacagtacgttcggcgaacttcgccgaacaaagcgtactgcgcaggcgtccgacgtcaagccgaagaaggaaggggcggatgcagaagaagacagaggcggcgctggagtcggttttcgagcagcaatggggacgcccccatcgcatctcctgcgctggggccagcccccatcgctgcgagagaactaattagcataccggtacgaaccggtatttcgaacgaacggcgtggcggagagcacttccaaaggtaggagacgaatagcctttctaaaggctattccgacgtgttacctagaaaaaaaagttttttaatggtagaatctagagatgagcgaacactaaaatgttcgaggttcgaaattcgattcgaacagccgctcaatgttcgtgtgttcgaacgggtttcgaaccccattatagtctatggggaacagatactcgttaagggggaaacccaaatccgtgtctggagggtcaccaagtccactatgacaccccaggaaatgatgccaacacctctggaatgacactgggacagcaggggaagcatgcctgggggcatctaacacaccaaagaccctctattaccccaacatcactgcctaacaactacacactttccacattcaaaaaaacctctatcaaagtgggaaaatacctggaaaccttctttactccccaaatggatggacacaaaccccaatttaagctcaacaaacagtaacaaccacccctttaaatcacgttccccatgacaaccacaaatggaataggcaatgggaattccaaaagccctcacccttaactgtcattttgagtgagtgtgtgtgtgtgtgtgtgtgtgtgtgtgtgtgtgtgtgtgtgatgtggtaagaccttccaaaattcacttttctagcccttaacatgagcccttccaaacaaagttacatgaccttaagctgagctaccagcagagattgaggcccttggcatgagtagagccttgcaccagcagtgtttttggcacttagggtgagttgagccttgtaccagcgtgtgtcccttaacatcaggcgggccctaagttctgcgctttgcacaaaagttccacattaactaggctgaatggtacaaagattagtaggcccgagaaccaggaacaggtcttgcaatggctgtcggataacgcttaaagcacattgtccaccagccagtcagcctctacctcctcttacccaacagtcttgtcctcctt
This sequence is a window from Leptodactylus fuscus isolate aLepFus1 chromosome 2, aLepFus1.hap2, whole genome shotgun sequence. Protein-coding genes within it:
- the RBM15 gene encoding RNA-binding protein 15 — protein: MKGKERSPAKAKRSRGADEPSRERCGKKLSSASGSNGSGSAGKSSESGSGRRGLHLDKSLSSSRDYEPSGRGPGLHSYGSPGASSGSGSSKGAESRGGASGRNAEGRGESEYKSLRISELGSSLSDEAIEDGLFHEFKKFGDVSVKISRTGDERVALVNFRRPEDARAAKHARGRLVLYDRPLKIEAVYLPVSQRRRSRSPADKEPYTSLSAAVSSLPAHRHPHGQRGLSPGGLGYRDYRLQQLALGRLPPPPPPPLPRDLERDRDYSFYEGRVRPAYPLDPRLSIREEDSSPENDMRANRTLFLGNLDINVTESELRRAFERFGTITEVDIKRAARGQTSTYGFLKFENLDMAHRAKVAMSGKYILRNCIKIGYGKATPTNRLWVGGLGPWVPMASLAREFDRFGTIRSIDYRKGDSWAYIQYESLDAAQAACTQMRGFPLGGEHRKLRVDFADTDHIYQPPYLQTLPVPHYDLVGDSFGHRAPDPLRARDRTPPLLYRNRERDLYSDSDWVPLPVRDRNRVAYESIETIDRRADGWSLDRDRERDGVGKDQPRKRRLMDEIRHIDRSPESDRSRKRHCNSPDRSPDGSGGRDSRYSDTERATGRSEQASPARDWRSSLERGVGDKRDRKNSNSVERERKHRIVESKSPVRKDEHPEPSSKVKSPQKQDATQKLCLAWQGMLLLKNSNFPSNMHLLQGDLAVATSLLIEGSSGGKVAQLKITQRLRLDQPKLDEVTRRIKVAGPNGYAILLAVPGTSDGNFTGDQASSTQRPLRNLVSYLKQKQAAGVISLPVGGSKDKENTGVLHAFPPCEFSQQFLDSTAKALAKSEDDYLVMIIQQVGRKEDSTTLHVAVEKWNIDGGKCLFSTCAFYYSGSQKKKKKKTQKNMHIVYLLL